The following coding sequences lie in one Lysobacter capsici genomic window:
- a CDS encoding ankyrin repeat domain-containing protein encodes MRAKLLFPLLLCGLIACSHSDGARAREQLCNPLKARAPIVEDVHAQALQDAVLQGDLDTVRSLLDKGAHADSLTRGYRSPLHAALAPTIADPGENPLDVQRSVAARLPSQLALIELLLSRGADPGAVDIVGYTPLHFAVVGGYSDAQSTALLAPLLRGAGDRDAKDVFGSTALMQAAALGKTQSVRALLQAGADPRVTDCHGRTAAQIARQRRHPDTARLLEK; translated from the coding sequence ATGCGCGCGAAGCTGCTGTTTCCGTTGTTGCTTTGCGGGCTCATCGCCTGCTCGCACAGCGATGGCGCCCGCGCACGCGAGCAGCTCTGCAATCCGCTCAAAGCGCGCGCACCGATCGTCGAAGACGTACACGCCCAGGCCTTGCAGGACGCCGTTCTACAAGGCGATCTCGACACCGTGCGCAGCCTGCTGGACAAGGGCGCTCACGCCGACTCGCTGACCCGCGGCTACCGCTCGCCCCTGCACGCCGCGCTGGCGCCGACCATCGCCGACCCGGGCGAGAACCCCCTGGACGTCCAGCGCTCGGTGGCCGCGCGCCTGCCCTCGCAACTGGCCTTGATCGAGCTGCTGCTGAGCCGCGGCGCCGACCCCGGCGCGGTCGATATCGTCGGCTACACGCCGTTGCATTTCGCCGTCGTCGGCGGCTACAGCGATGCGCAATCGACCGCTTTGCTCGCGCCCCTGCTGCGCGGCGCGGGCGATCGCGACGCCAAGGACGTGTTCGGATCGACCGCGCTGATGCAGGCTGCCGCGCTCGGCAAGACCCAGAGCGTGCGCGCCTTGCTGCAAGCCGGCGCCGATCCGCGGGTGACCGATTGCCATGGCCGCACCGCCGCGCAGATCGCACGCCAGCGGCGCCATCCCGACACCGCGCGGTTACTGGAAAAATAA
- a CDS encoding DUF2169 family type VI secretion system accessory protein yields MEVINGTRYSLLATEAADREGQPHLLVIAKATYRLPQRDGGTLTLREVAREILLTDVFEGEPGYSSPLIEADLAFRKPACDVVFKGSAHAPGGAPVTELPVVLKLGPIQKTLRVVGARTWKRGLMGISASAPESFTSMPLNWARTFGGMHEAENENDDRRMCSANPVGCGYASAGIGKNLRDTLAPSIEWPNQPIKKPGERYRPAGFGPIGRSWTPRLALAGTYDEQWKEQVFPRLPADFDEAFFQCAPVDQRMPYPTGGEPVTLINLTPGGGALRFALPRRLDLSMAAITRDRAIAKLSPVVDTVLIDSDEGALDIVWRASAPLKRSILEIETLGVGNVCRRWWTSRVYGTDDCGCGGQETDDEDLAPVAQALDAAPAEAVTA; encoded by the coding sequence ATGGAAGTCATCAACGGCACGCGCTATTCATTGCTGGCCACCGAGGCCGCGGACCGCGAAGGCCAGCCGCATTTGTTGGTGATCGCCAAGGCGACGTATCGTCTGCCGCAACGCGATGGCGGGACGCTGACGCTGCGCGAAGTCGCGCGCGAGATATTGCTGACCGATGTCTTCGAAGGAGAGCCCGGGTATTCCTCTCCGCTGATCGAGGCCGACCTGGCGTTCCGCAAACCCGCCTGCGACGTGGTGTTCAAAGGCAGCGCGCACGCGCCGGGCGGCGCGCCGGTCACCGAACTGCCGGTCGTGCTCAAGCTCGGGCCGATCCAGAAAACCCTGCGCGTGGTCGGTGCGCGCACCTGGAAGCGCGGGCTGATGGGCATCTCGGCGAGCGCGCCGGAGTCGTTCACGAGCATGCCGCTGAATTGGGCGCGCACGTTCGGCGGCATGCACGAGGCCGAAAACGAAAACGACGACCGCCGGATGTGCAGCGCCAATCCGGTCGGCTGCGGTTACGCATCGGCCGGCATCGGCAAGAACCTGCGCGACACCTTGGCGCCGTCGATCGAATGGCCGAACCAGCCGATCAAGAAACCCGGCGAGCGCTATCGGCCGGCCGGTTTCGGGCCGATAGGACGCAGTTGGACGCCGCGGCTGGCCCTGGCCGGCACCTACGACGAACAGTGGAAAGAGCAGGTATTCCCGCGCCTGCCCGCGGATTTCGACGAGGCCTTCTTCCAGTGCGCGCCGGTCGATCAGCGCATGCCCTACCCCACCGGCGGCGAACCGGTGACCTTGATCAACCTCACCCCGGGCGGCGGCGCGCTGCGCTTCGCGCTGCCGCGCCGCCTCGACCTGTCGATGGCGGCCATCACCCGCGACCGGGCGATCGCGAAACTCTCGCCGGTGGTGGACACCGTGCTGATCGATTCCGACGAAGGCGCGCTCGATATCGTCTGGCGCGCCAGTGCGCCGCTGAAGCGTTCGATCCTCGAAATCGAAACGCTCGGGGTCGGCAACGTCTGCCGGCGCTGGTGGACCTCGCGCGTGTACGGCACCGACGACTGCGGCTGCGGCGGCCAGGAAACCGACGACGAAGACCTGGCGCCGGTGGCGCAAGCGCTGGACGCGGCGCCGGCCGAAGCGGTGACCGCATGA
- a CDS encoding type VI secretion system Vgr family protein, giving the protein MGDALAAPAVACETNRILRIKFPHDDGPASKLYVEQLVASEGLSQDFRFMVNLLSLDARIAAKDLIGKLVTVELDRNDGSVRYFNGYVFEFRRSRTDGGWSHYDMVLGPWLGFLRLRRDNYLFHDKNVFDSTVEIFEDYQQRDFKSKLGALPDPAITQAMQWDETDYNYLHRRWESRGWHYWYEHRANGHTLVLCDDSGQADPIDCESKVRFHDAGGSQDEDGVADWSPIRQLMPTQYAVTSFDFKNPKPVAANTNTINRQGEVPALEIYEHTGAYGFNGSGAGQELAKLRMEEIEARGKRFEAGGNCRRVQPGRWLELCGHYEHEDGGEDERQFLVIEAQHTVSNNHLNARAPAEYRNQFLAIRKKIPWRPGRNLNSEEPRIYGVMSAIVVGPSGEEIHCDEFGRVRVQFHFDREGQYDENASCWVRVASNWAGERFGFMAVPRIGQEVLVQFLGGNPDMPIVVGRVFNQDNMPPWDLPANKTQTGILTRSSSAGGYDNANAIRFEDKKGAEQLWIHAEKNQDIEVENDETHWVGQDRKKTIDRDETVQVKRDRTETVDRNETITVHGQRIETVDKDETITVHQNRKEKVDLNENVHIGNNKNQTVDMNYLQNVGIAKMTNVGAAYSINVGAAMNTLVGAFKAEEVGLYRTSMVGQDYTIHVGKSYRLTATDEIEIKVGKSRLHMDAKGNITLSGVNLSVDTTKKQKFTAKGNISHKAKKIQEN; this is encoded by the coding sequence ATGGGCGACGCGCTTGCTGCACCGGCGGTGGCTTGCGAAACCAACCGCATACTTCGCATCAAGTTCCCGCACGACGACGGGCCGGCCTCGAAACTGTATGTCGAACAGTTGGTCGCCTCGGAAGGACTGTCCCAGGACTTTCGTTTCATGGTCAATCTGCTGTCGCTGGATGCGCGCATCGCGGCCAAGGATCTGATCGGCAAGCTGGTCACCGTCGAACTCGACCGCAACGACGGCAGCGTGCGTTATTTCAACGGCTACGTGTTCGAGTTCCGCCGTTCCCGCACCGACGGCGGCTGGTCTCATTACGACATGGTCCTGGGGCCGTGGCTGGGCTTTCTGCGCCTGCGCCGCGACAACTACCTGTTCCACGACAAGAACGTGTTCGACAGCACGGTCGAGATCTTCGAGGACTATCAGCAACGCGACTTCAAGTCCAAGCTCGGCGCGCTGCCCGACCCGGCCATCACCCAGGCGATGCAGTGGGACGAGACCGACTACAACTACCTGCATCGCCGCTGGGAATCGCGCGGCTGGCATTACTGGTACGAGCATCGCGCCAACGGCCACACGCTGGTGCTGTGCGACGACTCCGGGCAGGCCGATCCGATCGACTGCGAGTCCAAGGTGCGCTTCCACGACGCCGGCGGCTCGCAGGACGAGGACGGCGTCGCCGACTGGTCGCCGATCAGGCAACTGATGCCGACCCAATACGCCGTCACCAGTTTCGACTTCAAGAATCCCAAACCGGTCGCGGCCAACACCAACACGATCAATCGCCAGGGCGAGGTGCCGGCGCTGGAAATCTACGAGCACACCGGCGCCTACGGCTTCAACGGCAGCGGCGCCGGCCAGGAACTGGCCAAGCTGCGCATGGAGGAGATCGAGGCCCGCGGAAAACGCTTCGAAGCCGGCGGCAACTGCCGGCGCGTGCAGCCGGGACGCTGGCTGGAACTGTGCGGGCATTACGAGCACGAGGACGGCGGCGAGGACGAGCGTCAGTTCCTGGTGATCGAAGCCCAGCACACCGTCAGCAACAACCATCTCAACGCGCGCGCGCCGGCCGAATACCGCAATCAGTTTCTCGCCATCCGCAAGAAGATCCCGTGGCGGCCGGGCCGTAATCTCAACAGCGAAGAACCCAGGATCTACGGGGTGATGTCGGCGATCGTGGTGGGGCCGTCGGGCGAGGAGATCCACTGCGACGAATTCGGACGCGTGCGCGTGCAGTTCCACTTCGACCGCGAAGGCCAGTACGACGAGAACGCCTCGTGCTGGGTGCGGGTGGCCTCCAACTGGGCCGGCGAGCGCTTCGGCTTCATGGCGGTTCCGCGCATCGGCCAGGAAGTGCTGGTGCAGTTCCTCGGCGGCAATCCCGACATGCCGATCGTCGTCGGCCGGGTGTTCAATCAGGACAACATGCCGCCGTGGGATTTGCCGGCCAACAAGACCCAGACCGGCATCCTGACCCGCTCCAGCAGCGCCGGCGGCTACGACAACGCCAACGCCATCCGCTTCGAGGACAAGAAAGGCGCCGAGCAGTTGTGGATTCACGCCGAGAAGAACCAGGACATCGAAGTCGAAAACGACGAAACCCACTGGGTCGGCCAGGACCGCAAGAAGACCATCGACCGCGACGAGACCGTGCAGGTCAAGCGCGACCGCACCGAGACGGTGGACCGCAACGAAACCATCACCGTGCATGGACAGCGCATCGAGACGGTCGACAAGGACGAGACCATCACCGTCCATCAGAACCGCAAGGAAAAGGTCGACCTCAACGAGAACGTGCATATCGGCAACAACAAGAACCAGACGGTCGACATGAACTACCTTCAGAACGTCGGCATCGCCAAGATGACCAACGTCGGCGCCGCCTATTCGATCAACGTCGGCGCGGCGATGAACACCCTGGTCGGCGCGTTCAAGGCCGAGGAAGTCGGCCTGTACCGCACCTCGATGGTCGGCCAGGACTACACCATCCACGTCGGCAAGAGCTATCGGCTCACCGCCACCGACGAGATCGAAATCAAGGTCGGCAAGTCGCGCCTGCACATGGATGCCAAGGGCAACATCACCTTGAGCGGCGTCAATCTCAGCGTCGACACCACGAAGAAACAAAAATTCACGGCCAAGGGCAACATCAGCCACAAGGCCAAGAAAATCCAGGAGAACTGA
- a CDS encoding YceI family protein, whose translation MQIKSLALAAALFAAAAPALAADYVQQTGSTLTFATKYQGEVFAGNFPGFTARLSFDPTRLDTSKLDVVIPLAGTNSKNAERDDTLKGADFFSIAKFPQARFTATKFRSLGGNNFAADGSLNLRGATKPVTLNFTWTAGDKPVLTGKATVKRLDFGVGGGDWADTSIIPNEVAVSTKVVFAPAK comes from the coding sequence ATGCAGATTAAATCCCTCGCCCTGGCCGCGGCCCTGTTCGCCGCCGCCGCGCCCGCGCTCGCCGCCGACTACGTGCAGCAGACCGGCTCGACCCTGACCTTCGCCACCAAGTACCAGGGCGAAGTGTTCGCCGGCAATTTCCCCGGCTTCACCGCGCGCCTGAGCTTCGACCCGACGCGTCTGGACACCTCCAAGCTCGACGTGGTGATCCCGCTGGCCGGCACCAACAGCAAGAACGCCGAACGCGACGACACCCTCAAGGGCGCGGACTTCTTCAGCATCGCCAAATTCCCGCAGGCGCGTTTCACCGCGACCAAGTTCCGCAGCCTGGGCGGCAACAACTTCGCCGCCGACGGCAGCCTGAACCTGCGCGGCGCGACCAAGCCGGTGACCTTGAACTTCACCTGGACCGCCGGCGACAAGCCGGTGCTGACCGGCAAGGCCACGGTCAAGCGCCTGGACTTCGGCGTCGGCGGCGGCGACTGGGCCGACACCTCGATCATTCCGAACGAAGTGGCGGTGAGCACGAAGGTCGTGTTCGCGCCGGCGAAGTAA
- a CDS encoding HEAT repeat domain-containing protein — MTALATIAIVVYQHASDAAFYWQFRDEGSRSPEFDLDELAHGDGLLEANLEGLRVNGEAGWRQALAELARWRMPGEAFVCAVLAFDRAATDRAGTRWDELLASIEDATETFAGLIDACRWLPWSCVAASASAWLDSPDPRLRRLAVAAHSFHRHSLGDAFDALSHDPDPHLRAQVLLHAGQTGDRDASWRLHAALDDTDAACRTAAACALALLGDDHGLPRLLEALRHGQATPLALTVLGLRLSAPEIDSLIGEDDLRPELRIALIRAAGAARWIPRLIDWVRDPAIAAAAASAFMHLTGAEREALAAEPVQANPSPDDPSPAQAGDLAAADAAVDSDDEETDDEGDGWHPDPEAFAAWWNTHRGRLSEPRLLAGRASTPEAWQALLRDGQQPARQYAAWALALHRPGSGVFDVAAPAPRQWAALNAPTPG; from the coding sequence ATGACCGCGCTTGCGACCATCGCGATCGTCGTCTATCAACACGCGTCCGACGCCGCGTTCTATTGGCAGTTCCGCGACGAGGGATCGCGCTCGCCCGAGTTCGACCTGGACGAACTCGCGCACGGCGACGGCCTGCTCGAAGCCAACCTGGAAGGCCTGCGGGTCAACGGCGAGGCCGGATGGCGCCAGGCGCTGGCCGAGCTTGCGCGTTGGCGGATGCCCGGCGAGGCGTTCGTGTGCGCGGTCCTCGCATTCGACCGCGCCGCGACCGACCGCGCCGGCACGCGCTGGGACGAATTGCTGGCATCGATCGAAGACGCCACCGAGACCTTCGCCGGCCTGATCGATGCTTGCCGATGGCTTCCGTGGTCGTGCGTGGCGGCATCGGCGTCGGCGTGGCTCGACAGCCCCGATCCGCGCCTGCGCCGCCTGGCCGTGGCCGCGCATTCGTTCCATCGGCACAGCCTGGGCGACGCCTTCGATGCCTTGTCGCACGACCCCGATCCGCACCTGCGCGCGCAGGTCCTGCTGCATGCCGGACAGACCGGCGATCGCGACGCCTCGTGGCGCCTGCATGCGGCGCTGGACGATACGGATGCGGCGTGTCGGACAGCCGCGGCCTGCGCGCTGGCCTTGCTCGGCGACGACCACGGGCTGCCGCGCTTGCTCGAAGCGCTGCGGCACGGCCAAGCCACGCCGCTCGCGCTGACCGTCCTGGGGCTGCGGTTGAGCGCGCCGGAGATCGATTCCCTGATCGGCGAGGACGATCTGCGGCCCGAGTTGCGTATCGCGCTGATCCGCGCGGCCGGCGCCGCCCGCTGGATTCCCCGCTTGATCGACTGGGTCCGCGACCCCGCGATTGCAGCCGCGGCCGCTTCGGCCTTCATGCACCTCACTGGCGCGGAACGCGAAGCGCTCGCCGCCGAGCCGGTCCAGGCCAATCCGTCGCCAGACGATCCGAGCCCGGCCCAGGCCGGCGACTTGGCGGCCGCCGACGCGGCCGTCGACAGCGACGATGAAGAAACCGACGACGAAGGCGACGGCTGGCATCCCGATCCCGAGGCGTTCGCCGCATGGTGGAACACTCATCGCGGCCGCTTGAGCGAGCCGAGACTGCTGGCGGGCCGCGCCAGCACTCCCGAGGCCTGGCAGGCCCTGCTGCGCGACGGCCAGCAGCCCGCGCGTCAATACGCCGCCTGGGCCCTGGCATTGCATCGTCCCGGCAGCGGGGTGTTCGATGTCGCCGCGCCGGCTCCGCGGCAATGGGCCGCGCTGAACGCTCCGACGCCGGGCTGA
- a CDS encoding DUF6484 domain-containing protein: protein MKRDPSATDTELDPPRAPSLPDPAHAIGRIDGVVIGRVVRIDGGAVHVAFAGAPAQEVAARSLVAVTHSDNGRAAALSFEQADPRRPIVLGLIWQGAPTVSVDALPEKQMIVAEHELTLRCGEASITLTCDGKVLVRGAYVSTHAKGTNRIKGGSVRMN, encoded by the coding sequence ATGAAGCGCGATCCATCCGCCACCGACACCGAACTCGATCCACCTCGCGCGCCGTCCCTGCCCGACCCGGCGCACGCCATCGGGCGCATCGACGGCGTGGTGATCGGAAGGGTGGTGCGGATCGACGGCGGCGCGGTGCATGTCGCGTTCGCGGGCGCGCCCGCGCAGGAGGTCGCCGCACGTTCGCTGGTGGCGGTGACGCACAGCGACAACGGCCGGGCGGCGGCGTTGAGTTTCGAGCAGGCAGACCCGCGCCGTCCGATCGTGCTGGGATTGATCTGGCAGGGCGCGCCGACGGTCAGCGTCGATGCGCTGCCGGAAAAACAGATGATCGTCGCCGAGCACGAACTGACCCTGCGATGCGGCGAAGCCAGCATCACCCTGACCTGCGACGGCAAGGTGCTGGTGCGCGGCGCCTATGTGTCCACCCATGCGAAGGGCACCAACCGCATCAAGGGCGGTTCGGTCCGGATGAACTGA
- a CDS encoding PAAR-like domain-containing protein yields METHVYANDREICSKAADGKSTAFPDVCFSPGPPPPGVPVPYPNTAFAKDLAKGARTVLVKRSHPVCRKNKSYIGTSIGDDPATPGLKKGVVSSKIKGKAYFISWSMNVKAEGLNVTRHQDKITQNHGSPANTPPTVYMDTPDAAAACANDKKKIKEECGPEDEQHNKDKPKRRSSFKRLLGPKYAKHSKTLSKGGTDNTSWMRENCDFLWIKPSATGHEDFLNKIEELKGDLTGAAEAALEELKGKVTQEVLEMAQKKGGRLAARAGAKWVVAAGGAAIGGVGAAFTEAAATIWNVGDTLVTVGSGVVDGYQIYQEIDKIKQQVADFKNVAEELDRFSQNVRNDPQKAAADFMSMAAKADGCARARRCAMVPYGKTDSLTGQGCCPGQTGHHLIPEEMVAAGCPGYVHADAPTICVEGTNNSHGSHGAIHRNLSKIVQNQKDGYALFGGGEQIGYKKARNMAIESFYDTFPESLCDEKCLKAQLDGYYKNKCTGNMKAAAGTAGGTPSPSTSTGKNR; encoded by the coding sequence ATGGAAACCCACGTTTACGCGAACGACCGCGAGATCTGCAGCAAGGCCGCCGACGGCAAGTCCACGGCCTTTCCCGACGTGTGCTTCAGCCCCGGTCCGCCGCCGCCGGGCGTGCCGGTGCCGTATCCCAACACCGCGTTCGCCAAGGACCTGGCGAAAGGCGCGCGCACCGTGCTGGTCAAGCGCTCGCATCCGGTGTGCCGCAAGAACAAGTCCTACATCGGCACCAGCATCGGCGACGATCCGGCCACGCCCGGGCTGAAGAAAGGCGTGGTGTCCTCGAAGATCAAGGGCAAGGCCTACTTCATCAGCTGGTCCATGAACGTCAAGGCCGAAGGTCTCAACGTCACCCGCCATCAGGACAAGATCACCCAGAACCACGGCTCGCCGGCCAATACGCCGCCGACGGTGTACATGGACACGCCCGACGCCGCGGCCGCCTGCGCCAACGACAAGAAGAAGATCAAGGAAGAGTGCGGCCCGGAGGACGAACAACACAACAAGGACAAGCCCAAGCGCCGCTCCAGCTTCAAGCGCCTGCTCGGCCCGAAGTACGCCAAGCACAGCAAGACGCTGTCCAAGGGCGGCACCGACAACACCAGCTGGATGCGCGAGAACTGCGACTTCCTCTGGATCAAGCCCAGCGCCACGGGCCATGAGGATTTTCTCAACAAGATCGAGGAACTCAAGGGCGACCTCACCGGCGCGGCCGAAGCCGCGCTGGAGGAACTCAAGGGCAAGGTCACCCAGGAAGTGCTGGAAATGGCGCAGAAAAAGGGCGGCCGGCTGGCCGCGCGCGCCGGCGCGAAATGGGTGGTGGCGGCCGGCGGCGCGGCGATCGGCGGCGTGGGCGCGGCGTTCACCGAAGCCGCGGCGACCATCTGGAACGTCGGCGACACCCTGGTCACGGTCGGTTCGGGCGTGGTCGACGGGTATCAGATCTACCAGGAGATCGACAAGATCAAGCAGCAGGTGGCCGACTTCAAGAACGTCGCCGAGGAGCTGGACCGGTTCAGCCAGAACGTGCGCAACGATCCGCAAAAGGCCGCCGCGGATTTCATGTCGATGGCGGCCAAGGCCGACGGTTGCGCGCGCGCGCGCCGCTGCGCGATGGTGCCCTACGGCAAGACCGACAGCCTCACCGGCCAGGGCTGCTGCCCCGGGCAGACCGGGCACCATCTGATTCCGGAGGAAATGGTCGCCGCCGGTTGTCCGGGCTACGTGCATGCCGACGCGCCGACCATCTGCGTGGAAGGCACCAACAACTCGCACGGCTCGCACGGCGCCATCCACCGCAACCTGAGCAAGATCGTCCAGAACCAGAAGGACGGATACGCCTTGTTCGGCGGCGGCGAACAGATCGGTTACAAGAAAGCCCGCAACATGGCCATCGAGAGTTTCTACGACACCTTTCCCGAATCGCTGTGCGACGAGAAATGCCTCAAGGCGCAGCTCGACGGTTACTACAAGAACAAATGCACCGGCAACATGAAAGCGGCCGCGGGTACCGCGGGCGGAACGCCCTCGCCATCCACGTCCACGGGCAAGAATCGATAA
- a CDS encoding YceI family protein, whose translation MPAIHRRALALTVLAALPSAAAAAELETYGFDPVHTRVMFAISHAGFSQALGTVSGSAGTLRFDRDDWRSAQLDVQVPLTRLDLGDAKWNKAALAANLLDGKRYPLARFVSERTEAVAGDPDRAQVCGHLTLHGVTKPLCMDVKLNQLKRHPLPPFHRTAGFSATARLSRAQFGIDAWKSVIGDEVELRIEAEAVRDKYVGAAPAAAGAEPADDASDTPPVDAQPTTPQPADPGAAKPQPEPSR comes from the coding sequence ATGCCTGCCATCCACCGCCGCGCCCTCGCCCTGACCGTGCTCGCGGCCCTGCCGTCGGCGGCGGCCGCCGCGGAGCTGGAGACCTACGGCTTCGACCCGGTGCATACCCGGGTGATGTTCGCGATTTCCCACGCCGGTTTCTCGCAGGCGCTGGGCACCGTGTCCGGCAGCGCCGGCACCCTGCGCTTCGATCGCGACGACTGGCGCAGCGCGCAGTTGGACGTGCAGGTGCCGCTGACCCGGCTCGACCTGGGCGACGCGAAATGGAACAAGGCCGCGCTCGCGGCCAATCTGCTCGACGGCAAGCGCTACCCGCTCGCGCGTTTCGTGTCCGAACGCACCGAAGCGGTCGCCGGCGATCCGGACCGCGCCCAGGTCTGCGGCCATCTGACGCTGCACGGCGTCACCAAACCCTTGTGCATGGACGTCAAGCTCAACCAGCTCAAGCGCCATCCGTTGCCGCCGTTCCACCGTACCGCCGGCTTCTCGGCGACCGCGCGCCTGAGCCGCGCGCAATTCGGCATCGACGCATGGAAATCGGTGATCGGCGACGAAGTCGAACTGCGCATCGAAGCCGAAGCGGTGCGTGACAAATACGTCGGCGCCGCTCCGGCCGCGGCCGGCGCCGAACCCGCGGACGACGCCAGCGACACGCCGCCCGTCGATGCGCAACCCACCACGCCCCAACCCGCCGACCCCGGCGCAGCCAAGCCCCAACCGGAGCCCAGCCGATGA